Proteins found in one Triticum aestivum cultivar Chinese Spring chromosome 4D, IWGSC CS RefSeq v2.1, whole genome shotgun sequence genomic segment:
- the LOC123100404 gene encoding cortical cell-delineating protein, which translates to MTSKAAIFVALSIVLSSVAAHGCGPYCQPPVVVPTPPVVVPPPYHGGGAHGHGGQCSIDALKLRVCANVLGGLLGLKVGVPARDECCPLLQGLVDLDAAVCLCTAVRANVLGIHLNVPVDISLLLNHCGKTCPSEFTCPAH; encoded by the coding sequence ATGACATCCAAAGCTGCCATCTTCGTCGCCCTGAGCATCGTCCTCTCCTCCGTCGCCGCGCACGGCTGCGGACCCTATTGCCAGCCGCCAGTCGTCGTGCCGACGCCGCCCGTTGTTGTTCCGCCGCCGTACCATGGAGGAGGGGCGCACGGCCACGGCGGGCAGTGCTCTATCGACGCGCTAAAGCTGAGGGTGTGCGCCAATGTTCTCGGCGGCCTGCTCGGCCTCAAGGTCGGCGTTCCGGCGCGCGACGAGTGCTGCCCGCTGCTCCAGGGGTTGGTCGACCTTGACGCCGCCGTCTGCCTCTGCACCGCCGTCAGGGCAAACGTACTCGGCATCCACCTCAACGTGCCTGTGGACATCAGCCTCCTCCTCAACCACTGCGGCAAGACGTGCCCGTCCGAGTTCACTTGCCCGGCCCATTAA